From Arcobacter sp. CECT 8986, a single genomic window includes:
- a CDS encoding heat shock protein transcriptional repressor HspR, whose product MKNNAYNEPVYLISAVAQILNIHPQTLRQYEREGLIKPSRTNGKIRLYSQKDIDHIKYVLTLTRELGINLAGVDLILRLNEKIEKLENEVTKYKNKMKEVNKFGIVPNSKALVIKKSSYDVVIFEE is encoded by the coding sequence ATGAAAAACAATGCATACAATGAGCCTGTATATCTAATATCAGCTGTTGCACAAATTCTTAATATTCATCCTCAAACTTTAAGACAATACGAAAGAGAAGGCTTAATTAAGCCTTCTAGAACAAATGGAAAAATAAGACTATATTCTCAAAAAGATATTGACCATATAAAATATGTATTAACACTTACAAGAGAATTGGGAATTAATTTAGCTGGTGTTGATTTAATATTAAGACTAAACGAAAAAATAGAAAAATTAGAAAACGAAGTAACAAAATACAAAAATAAGATGAAAGAAGTGAATAAATTTGGAATTGTTCCAAATTCAAAAGCTTTAGTAATTAAAAAAAGTTCTTATGATGTTGTTATATTTGAAGAGTAA
- the ftsZ gene encoding cell division protein FtsZ — MDNLFNVDDITVEMPNQTIGENIAKISVIGVGGGGCNMVNHMIQEGTHKIDLIAANTDLQVLNISKAPKKIQLGVKLTKGLGAGMKPEIGRDSAVESYEDIKNALSGADIVFVAAGLGGGTGTGAAAIIAKAAKEVGSLTVSVVTKPFTWEGKKRAGLANLGLEELKKVSDSIIVVPNDRLLDIIDENVGMKDAFKIIDNILYQAVNGMSEVILNPGNSDINTDFADVKTIMQHKGMALMGIGRAKGEDAALHALEDAIESPLLDKVSLSGAKGILIHFNIHPQVSLFAINNVMASIHDNIDLNAEIIFGTTSDSTLEKDEVKITIVATGFESKNEFTDDLDENDSKDNNVKVSANDENYLDIPPLMREYVVQYQI, encoded by the coding sequence ATGGATAATTTATTTAATGTGGATGATATTACAGTGGAAATGCCTAATCAAACAATCGGGGAAAATATAGCTAAAATTTCAGTAATTGGTGTTGGAGGAGGTGGTTGTAATATGGTAAACCACATGATCCAAGAAGGAACGCATAAGATTGATCTTATTGCTGCAAATACAGATTTGCAAGTTCTTAATATTTCAAAAGCGCCAAAGAAAATACAATTAGGTGTTAAACTTACAAAAGGTCTTGGTGCTGGAATGAAACCAGAAATTGGTAGAGATTCAGCTGTTGAGAGTTATGAAGATATTAAAAATGCACTAAGTGGAGCAGATATTGTATTTGTTGCTGCTGGACTTGGTGGTGGTACAGGAACTGGAGCTGCTGCAATAATAGCTAAAGCTGCAAAAGAAGTAGGTTCTTTGACTGTTTCTGTTGTAACTAAACCTTTTACATGGGAAGGTAAAAAAAGAGCAGGATTAGCAAATTTAGGACTAGAAGAACTAAAAAAAGTAAGTGATTCTATAATTGTTGTTCCAAATGATAGATTATTAGATATTATTGATGAAAATGTAGGAATGAAAGATGCCTTCAAAATAATTGATAATATTTTATACCAAGCTGTAAATGGAATGAGTGAGGTTATTTTAAACCCAGGTAATTCTGATATTAATACTGACTTTGCAGATGTTAAAACAATCATGCAACATAAAGGTATGGCTCTTATGGGTATAGGAAGAGCAAAAGGTGAAGATGCAGCACTTCATGCACTAGAAGATGCAATTGAGTCTCCATTATTAGATAAAGTATCATTAAGTGGTGCAAAAGGTATATTAATTCACTTTAATATTCACCCACAAGTATCTTTATTTGCTATTAATAATGTTATGGCATCAATTCATGATAATATTGATTTAAATGCCGAAATAATTTTCGGTACAACTTCAGACAGTACACTTGAAAAAGATGAAGTTAAAATTACTATTGTTGCAACTGGATTTGAGTCTAAAAATGAGTTTACAGATGATTTAGATGAAAATGATAGCAAAGACAATAATGTTAAAGTTTCAGCAAATGATGAGAACTATTTAGATATTCCACCATTAATGAGAGAGTACGTAGTTCAGTATCAAATATAG
- a CDS encoding STAS/SEC14 domain-containing protein, translating into MDINKHGIDIGLQKVNNSFFLTMKIKGKLTHEDYETILPMIDNALERITEPKIKALVDCSKFEGWELQAAWDDFKLGLEHGNEFEKIAIITNKKWLEISSSIVSWFIQGEIKNFENEQEAFNWLSI; encoded by the coding sequence ATGGATATTAATAAACATGGAATAGATATTGGGCTTCAAAAAGTAAATAATAGTTTCTTTCTTACAATGAAAATAAAAGGGAAATTAACCCATGAAGATTATGAGACGATACTTCCTATGATAGATAATGCTTTAGAGAGAATTACAGAGCCTAAAATTAAAGCTTTGGTTGATTGTAGTAAGTTCGAAGGCTGGGAACTTCAAGCAGCTTGGGATGATTTTAAACTTGGTTTAGAACATGGAAATGAGTTTGAAAAAATTGCAATTATTACAAATAAGAAATGGTTAGAGATTAGTTCTAGTATAGTTTCATGGTTTATTCAAGGAGAAATAAAAAACTTTGAAAATGAGCAAGAAGCCTTTAATTGGCTATCAATATAA
- a CDS encoding peptidylprolyl isomerase: MLTWMQRHKKWLVITIWISTIAFVGAGFVGWGSYNFGKKGGTVAVVGDREISVSEFQREYSSLYEQYARIFGAQFNKEMAEKLNLKDLAYKMAIEKNLILSYGDELGLTVTNEDIAKQLVKYKAFIKDGKFDKETYEKVLSRNGTTIKEFEDSLKRNILLEKIEKLFKITPSKTEIQALNQLLFLKDNVDIKVLSMDNITVKLDEAAVKSFWEKNKVNYLSDTTYDVSYAFVELQKGNYSEEELKKYYENFKTDFRKENDKIKSYEEAKADVIEALDVKGTKKFALKEYIQYKKGEKKFTQNLVASEKELPYGENNSLIIKSKVGSLKKPFLFDDKYVIVKLNKINTPKVLTFDKAKAQATQDYINNEKSSKLKALSKKELANFNGKNIGWVAKNSPTNIDGLNAMESSQFVNKLFTQETKKGEIDLGSKVVLYKINDSKFADYDEKKDEVVEKTISDLQNSELMNNLIKRLENRYKIQSSLDKKE, encoded by the coding sequence ATGTTAACTTGGATGCAGAGACATAAGAAGTGGCTTGTTATTACTATTTGGATAAGTACCATAGCATTTGTTGGTGCTGGATTTGTAGGTTGGGGAAGTTATAATTTCGGTAAAAAAGGTGGAACTGTTGCAGTAGTTGGAGATAGAGAAATCTCTGTTAGTGAGTTTCAAAGAGAGTATTCATCTTTATATGAACAATATGCAAGAATTTTTGGTGCACAGTTTAATAAAGAGATGGCAGAAAAGTTAAATTTAAAAGATTTAGCTTATAAAATGGCAATTGAAAAAAATCTAATTTTATCTTATGGAGATGAGTTAGGATTAACTGTAACAAATGAAGATATTGCTAAACAATTAGTAAAATATAAAGCATTTATAAAAGATGGAAAATTTGATAAAGAGACTTATGAAAAAGTTTTATCAAGAAACGGTACTACAATTAAAGAGTTTGAAGATTCACTAAAAAGAAATATTCTTTTAGAAAAAATTGAAAAACTTTTTAAAATTACTCCTTCAAAAACAGAGATTCAAGCACTTAATCAATTACTATTCCTAAAAGACAATGTTGATATCAAAGTTTTAAGTATGGATAATATTACTGTAAAATTAGATGAAGCTGCAGTTAAAAGCTTTTGGGAAAAAAATAAAGTAAATTACTTATCTGATACAACTTATGATGTTAGTTATGCTTTTGTTGAATTACAAAAAGGTAACTATTCAGAAGAAGAGTTAAAAAAATATTATGAAAACTTCAAAACTGATTTTAGAAAAGAAAATGATAAAATTAAAAGTTATGAAGAAGCAAAAGCTGATGTTATAGAAGCATTAGATGTTAAAGGTACAAAAAAATTCGCTTTAAAAGAGTATATTCAATATAAAAAAGGTGAGAAAAAATTCACACAAAATTTAGTTGCATCTGAAAAAGAGTTACCTTATGGTGAAAATAACTCTTTAATTATAAAATCAAAAGTAGGAAGTTTAAAAAAACCATTCTTATTTGATGATAAATATGTTATAGTTAAACTAAATAAAATAAACACTCCAAAAGTGTTAACTTTTGATAAAGCAAAAGCACAAGCAACACAAGATTATATAAATAATGAAAAAAGTTCAAAATTAAAAGCACTATCTAAGAAAGAGTTAGCTAACTTTAATGGTAAGAATATTGGTTGGGTTGCTAAAAATTCACCAACTAATATAGATGGATTAAATGCAATGGAATCTTCTCAATTTGTAAATAAATTATTTACTCAAGAGACTAAAAAAGGTGAAATAGACTTAGGTTCTAAAGTTGTACTTTATAAAATCAATGATTCAAAATTTGCAGACTATGATGAGAAAAAAGATGAAGTTGTAGAAAAAACAATTTCAGATTTACAAAATTCTGAATTAATGAATAACTTAATAAAAAGACTAGAAAATCGATATAAAATTCAGTCTTCATTAGATAAAAAGGAATAA
- a CDS encoding DnaJ C-terminal domain-containing protein — translation MAKSLYETLEVSEHATKDEIKKAYRKLARKYHPDVNKDPKAEDKFKEINAAYEVLSDPEKKQQYDQFGDSMFGGQNFHDFARGQAGSGIDLDEILRQMFGQQGGFGGGGFSSAFGQGGFGNSGFGGYQEPDLDVNAQITIAFDVSILGGKQHISLNNESFDIKIPEGIKDGQKIRAKGKGKSMGSKRGDLIIKVNVSASPEYQRDEDTLIKTFDIPLKTALFGGKVEIKTIHKTITLKVPENTKENQKFRVKELGVYNRKTGQRGDLHLKANIKLPKIEELDEDLVQMLKEKLPQE, via the coding sequence ATGGCAAAAAGTTTATACGAAACATTAGAAGTTAGCGAGCACGCAACTAAAGATGAAATAAAAAAAGCATATAGAAAATTAGCTAGAAAATACCACCCTGATGTAAACAAAGACCCAAAAGCTGAAGATAAATTTAAAGAGATAAATGCAGCTTATGAGGTTTTAAGTGATCCAGAAAAAAAACAACAGTATGACCAATTTGGTGATTCTATGTTTGGTGGTCAAAATTTCCATGATTTTGCAAGAGGTCAAGCAGGTTCAGGAATTGACTTAGATGAAATTTTAAGACAAATGTTTGGTCAACAAGGTGGATTTGGAGGCGGTGGTTTCTCTAGTGCCTTTGGACAAGGTGGATTTGGAAATAGTGGTTTTGGTGGATATCAAGAGCCAGATTTAGATGTAAATGCACAAATTACAATTGCATTTGATGTATCTATTCTTGGAGGTAAACAACATATATCTTTAAATAATGAATCATTTGATATCAAAATACCAGAAGGTATAAAAGATGGTCAAAAAATTAGAGCTAAAGGAAAAGGTAAATCTATGGGCTCTAAAAGAGGTGATTTAATTATTAAAGTAAATGTTTCTGCAAGTCCAGAATACCAAAGAGATGAAGATACTCTAATAAAAACATTTGATATTCCTTTGAAAACAGCACTATTTGGTGGAAAAGTAGAAATAAAAACTATCCATAAAACAATTACTTTAAAAGTTCCAGAAAACACAAAAGAAAATCAAAAATTTAGAGTAAAAGAACTTGGTGTTTATAACAGAAAAACTGGTCAAAGAGGTGATTTACATCTTAAAGCAAATATAAAACTTCCAAAAATAGAAGAACTAGATGAAGATTTAGTTCAAATGTTAAAAGAGAAGTTACCACAGGAGTAA
- a CDS encoding FAD-dependent oxidoreductase: protein MIKEFENVVIGAGIAGCCVSYFLSKKNKSVLLIDKNSDLAMGASGAAGAFLSPLLGKPNSFKNIVTNALGFSINFYKTFGDDVLNSCGVCRIPKDSEDRDKFQTYKTFMDFEYEKLEDGFFFKIGSVINPKTITSLLTKDVEKQFNYKVTNIEKLEDGYWLINDEIKTKNLILTTGINTKLIDEKYFTIRPVWGQKMDVETSTTTNMNYHKQCSVSTVLDNKNGKNIISIGATHHRFENKKIEDIDNTEEFYTKDIIEEDAKHLLNLANDIIKIEDANILDIKVGARACSTDYLPIVGKLVDSKKSIKEHPHLINGSFVNDDKLSFYDNLYVLNGVGGRGFVLSSYLANMLVDNIVDDEPILNEVLPNRLFKRWVKKYKLNNC from the coding sequence ATGATTAAAGAGTTTGAAAATGTAGTTATAGGCGCAGGAATTGCAGGGTGTTGTGTTAGCTATTTTTTAAGTAAAAAAAATAAAAGTGTATTGCTTATAGATAAAAATAGTGATTTAGCAATGGGTGCAAGTGGAGCTGCTGGAGCTTTTTTATCTCCATTATTAGGTAAGCCAAATAGTTTTAAAAATATAGTTACAAATGCTTTGGGTTTTTCTATAAATTTTTATAAAACTTTTGGTGATGATGTTTTGAATAGTTGTGGTGTTTGTAGAATACCAAAAGATAGTGAAGATAGAGATAAGTTTCAAACATACAAGACTTTTATGGATTTTGAATATGAGAAGCTTGAAGATGGTTTTTTCTTTAAAATAGGCTCTGTTATTAATCCAAAAACAATTACATCACTTTTGACAAAAGATGTTGAAAAACAATTTAATTATAAAGTTACAAATATTGAAAAATTAGAAGATGGATACTGGCTTATAAATGATGAAATAAAAACAAAAAATCTAATTTTAACTACTGGAATAAATACAAAATTAATTGATGAAAAATATTTTACAATAAGACCTGTTTGGGGACAAAAGATGGATGTTGAAACATCAACAACTACAAATATGAATTATCATAAGCAGTGTTCTGTATCAACTGTATTAGATAATAAAAATGGTAAAAATATTATATCTATTGGTGCAACACATCATAGATTTGAAAATAAAAAGATAGAAGATATTGATAATACAGAAGAGTTTTACACTAAAGATATAATTGAAGAAGATGCTAAGCATTTATTGAATTTAGCAAATGATATTATAAAAATAGAAGATGCAAATATATTAGATATAAAAGTTGGTGCAAGAGCTTGTAGTACTGATTATTTACCAATCGTTGGAAAGCTTGTGGATTCTAAAAAAAGTATAAAAGAGCATCCACATTTAATAAATGGAAGTTTTGTAAATGATGATAAATTAAGTTTCTATGATAATTTATATGTATTAAACGGTGTTGGAGGAAGAGGTTTTGTATTATCTTCATATTTAGCAAATATGCTAGTTGACAACATTGTAGATGATGAACCAATTTTAAATGAGGTATTACCTAATAGATTATTTAAGCGTTGGGTTAAAAAATATAAATTAAATAACTGTTAA
- a CDS encoding NADP-dependent isocitrate dehydrogenase produces the protein MTKQTSQIIYTKVDEAPALATYSFLPIIRAFTKSSNIEMVSKDISLAGRIIANFPDNLTDDQKMTDYLAELGELTQDPNANIIKLPNISASIPQLKAAIKELQENGYNVPNYDESEEITARYAKILGSAVNPVLREGNSDRRAPSAVKNYAKNNPHRMGEWKKDSKTKVAHMNDGDFYGSEVSTTLEKEDNFKITFVGNNGEEKVLKDSLKLEAKEVVDATKMSASALQDFYAKTIEEAKKSDTLLSLHLKATMMKVSDPIMFGFAVKVFFKDLIEKHSALFDELGVNFNNGLGDLYSKLDQVDAAKKAEIEADIAEIYKKQPRLAMVNSDKGITNLHVPSDVIIDASMPAMIKGGGKMWNADNKEEDTIAMIPDRCYATTYQAVIEDCKENGALDPRTMGTVPNVGLMAKKAEEYGSHDKTFQASGDGKIVVTNQAGETVFSLDVDKGDIFRMCQAKDAPIKDWVKLAVTRARLSDTPAIFWLDENRAHDAELIKKVNLYLKDHDLTGLDISIMNPLDATKKSLERMRKGLDTISVTGNVLRDYNTDLFPILELGTSAKMLSIVPLMQGGGLFETGAGGSAPKHVQQFLEESYLRWDSLGEFMALSASFEHLANTQNNEKARVLSTTLDKATGTFLENDKSPARKLGSIDNRGSHFYLTLYWAQELAAQNDDAELKAEFEKVAEELAQNEEKIVAELVAGHGKPSDIGGYYLPNDEKASLAMRPSTTFNNIIDAI, from the coding sequence TTAACGCAAGATCCAAATGCAAACATTATTAAATTACCTAATATATCTGCATCAATTCCACAATTAAAAGCAGCAATTAAAGAACTTCAAGAAAATGGATACAATGTACCTAATTATGACGAAAGTGAAGAAATTACTGCAAGATATGCAAAAATTCTTGGTTCTGCTGTTAACCCTGTTTTAAGAGAAGGGAACTCAGATAGAAGAGCACCAAGTGCTGTTAAAAACTATGCAAAAAACAACCCTCACAGAATGGGTGAATGGAAAAAAGATAGTAAAACTAAAGTTGCACATATGAATGATGGTGACTTCTATGGTTCTGAAGTTTCTACTACTTTAGAAAAAGAAGATAACTTCAAAATTACATTCGTTGGTAATAACGGTGAAGAAAAAGTATTAAAAGATTCATTAAAATTAGAAGCAAAAGAAGTTGTTGATGCAACAAAAATGAGCGCTTCTGCACTTCAAGACTTTTATGCTAAGACAATAGAAGAAGCAAAGAAGAGTGATACTTTATTATCATTACATCTTAAAGCTACTATGATGAAAGTTTCTGACCCAATTATGTTTGGATTTGCTGTAAAAGTATTTTTCAAAGATTTAATTGAAAAACACTCTGCACTATTTGATGAGTTAGGAGTTAACTTCAATAATGGTTTAGGTGATTTATATTCAAAATTAGACCAAGTAGATGCTGCTAAAAAAGCAGAAATTGAAGCTGATATTGCTGAAATCTACAAAAAACAACCAAGACTTGCAATGGTAAACTCTGATAAAGGAATTACTAACTTACACGTACCTTCAGATGTTATTATTGATGCTTCTATGCCAGCTATGATTAAAGGTGGTGGTAAAATGTGGAATGCAGACAATAAAGAAGAAGATACAATTGCTATGATTCCAGATAGATGTTATGCTACTACATATCAAGCTGTAATTGAAGATTGTAAAGAAAATGGTGCATTAGACCCAAGAACTATGGGAACAGTACCAAATGTTGGACTTATGGCTAAAAAAGCTGAAGAGTATGGTTCACATGATAAAACTTTCCAAGCTTCTGGTGATGGTAAAATTGTTGTTACTAACCAAGCTGGTGAAACAGTATTTAGTTTAGATGTTGATAAAGGTGACATTTTCAGAATGTGCCAAGCTAAAGATGCACCAATTAAAGATTGGGTTAAATTAGCAGTAACAAGAGCAAGATTATCAGATACTCCAGCAATTTTCTGGTTAGATGAAAATAGAGCTCATGATGCAGAACTTATCAAAAAAGTAAACTTATACTTAAAAGACCATGATTTAACAGGTCTTGATATTTCTATTATGAATCCACTTGATGCAACTAAAAAATCATTAGAAAGAATGAGAAAAGGTCTTGATACTATTTCTGTAACTGGAAATGTTTTAAGAGATTATAATACTGACTTATTCCCAATTTTAGAGCTTGGAACTTCAGCTAAAATGCTTTCAATTGTTCCATTAATGCAAGGTGGAGGATTATTTGAAACTGGTGCAGGAGGAAGTGCTCCTAAACACGTTCAACAATTCTTAGAAGAGTCATACTTAAGATGGGATTCTTTAGGTGAATTTATGGCATTATCTGCTTCTTTTGAACACTTAGCAAATACTCAAAACAATGAAAAAGCTAGAGTATTATCTACAACTTTAGATAAAGCTACGGGAACATTCTTAGAAAATGACAAATCACCAGCAAGAAAACTAGGTTCTATTGATAATAGAGGTAGTCACTTCTACTTAACTTTATATTGGGCACAAGAATTAGCTGCTCAAAATGATGATGCTGAACTTAAAGCAGAATTTGAAAAAGTTGCAGAAGAGTTAGCACAAAATGAAGAAAAAATCGTTGCTGAATTAGTAGCAGGACATGGTAAACCTTCAGATATTGGTGGATACTATTTACCAAATGATGAAAAAGCAAGCCTTGCTATGAGACCATCAACTACATTTAACAACATTATAGACGCAATCTAA
- the ftsA gene encoding cell division protein FtsA — protein MSNKTLLAIDVGSTSITAVIAKNNPDGKINILGTGTSRSEGINKGSITNIEVASKAIKKAVNIARGSTSEVIDSSVISISGAYTKGLRSLGSVNVPNGIITETEINQVMQMALYNATIIPEYEVVHVLPIFFKVDDSKDVENPLNMNGSRLEVSVYIVTAKRTALTNVKSALKAAGIELSNFVLDGYASAISLLDEQQNKFGATVINIGGTTTEFVSYKGSAVVYNGFIPVGSNHITNDLSVMLHTPPNAAETLKIKYGNLLNLSDSEELSIKKVKIPRIGDEQSTTEVSLDHIQTIIHARVEEILVLIKNKLKNSGIQENIGAGIVITGGMSQLSGIKELAMKVFENIPVKISNPINIKNGYMNFDDPTMSTIVGLLFYSLYENRTFELDSNKNLMKKAVKKEEIPVSQTTKQTVVKEEKVSENANTKEPLEKEDTTRLPTLSKKDKGRGMSRFWSKVSEWF, from the coding sequence TTGAGTAATAAGACTCTTTTAGCCATAGATGTTGGTTCTACAAGTATTACTGCTGTTATTGCTAAAAACAATCCTGATGGGAAAATCAACATTCTAGGTACAGGAACAAGTAGAAGTGAAGGTATTAACAAAGGGTCAATTACAAATATCGAAGTGGCTTCAAAAGCTATAAAAAAAGCAGTTAATATAGCAAGAGGAAGTACTTCTGAAGTAATTGATTCTTCTGTTATATCTATTTCAGGTGCTTATACAAAAGGCTTAAGAAGTTTAGGTTCTGTAAATGTTCCAAATGGAATTATTACAGAAACTGAAATAAATCAAGTAATGCAAATGGCATTGTACAATGCAACAATTATTCCAGAGTATGAAGTTGTACATGTATTACCAATATTTTTTAAAGTGGATGATTCTAAAGATGTAGAAAATCCTTTAAATATGAATGGTTCAAGACTTGAGGTTTCAGTATATATTGTAACTGCAAAAAGAACTGCCTTAACAAATGTAAAATCTGCTTTAAAAGCAGCAGGAATAGAACTTAGTAATTTTGTTTTAGATGGATATGCAAGTGCTATTTCTTTACTTGATGAACAACAAAATAAATTTGGTGCAACTGTAATAAATATCGGTGGTACTACAACAGAGTTTGTCTCTTATAAGGGAAGTGCTGTTGTTTATAATGGATTTATTCCTGTTGGTTCAAATCACATAACAAATGATTTATCTGTAATGTTACATACTCCTCCAAATGCAGCAGAAACACTAAAAATAAAATATGGTAATTTATTAAATTTAAGTGATAGTGAAGAGCTAAGTATTAAAAAAGTTAAAATACCAAGAATTGGTGATGAGCAAAGTACAACAGAAGTTTCACTTGACCATATACAAACTATAATTCATGCAAGAGTTGAAGAGATTTTAGTTCTAATAAAAAATAAACTAAAAAATAGTGGTATTCAAGAAAATATTGGAGCAGGAATCGTAATTACAGGTGGGATGAGTCAACTATCTGGAATAAAAGAACTTGCAATGAAAGTTTTTGAAAATATACCTGTAAAAATATCAAATCCAATAAATATAAAAAATGGATATATGAATTTTGATGACCCTACTATGTCAACTATTGTAGGTTTACTGTTTTATTCTTTATATGAAAACAGAACATTTGAGTTAGATTCAAATAAAAATTTAATGAAAAAGGCAGTAAAAAAAGAAGAGATACCAGTTTCTCAAACAACTAAACAAACAGTGGTAAAAGAAGAGAAAGTAAGCGAAAATGCTAATACAAAAGAGCCTTTAGAAAAAGAAGACACTACTCGATTACCAACTCTTTCAAAAAAAGATAAGGGTAGAGGAATGTCTAGATTCTGGAGCAAAGTTTCGGAGTGGTTCTAA